In Hamadaea flava, a genomic segment contains:
- a CDS encoding TetR/AcrR family transcriptional regulator: MSETSQPPTRGRPAKRDAIVEAARAVFGRDGYARTTTDTIAREAGVSTRTLYKHFPSKEALFSSVLAMSAVRVADAFSAYLDDGLRDAAGPEEQLFVIGHALVAHGLDFPDHFALVQQINAERRHFPAEMLDGWLQAGPLRVRAEVVERLRVLVEEGVLRSGDLERMALHFTALTTFESTTLFREGRTPTREELAEMVAAGVRTFLYGYRTTED; this comes from the coding sequence ATGTCGGAGACGTCACAACCGCCCACCCGTGGGCGGCCGGCCAAACGCGACGCGATCGTCGAGGCGGCACGCGCGGTCTTCGGCCGCGACGGGTACGCCCGCACCACCACCGACACCATCGCGCGGGAAGCCGGCGTCTCCACACGTACGCTCTACAAGCACTTCCCGAGCAAGGAAGCGCTGTTCTCCAGCGTGCTGGCGATGAGCGCCGTCCGGGTCGCCGACGCGTTCTCGGCCTATCTGGACGACGGCCTGCGGGACGCAGCCGGGCCGGAGGAGCAGCTCTTCGTGATCGGCCACGCGCTCGTCGCGCACGGGCTGGACTTTCCCGACCACTTCGCACTCGTCCAGCAGATCAACGCCGAACGGCGGCATTTCCCGGCCGAGATGCTCGACGGCTGGCTACAGGCCGGCCCGTTGCGCGTACGCGCCGAGGTGGTCGAGCGTCTTCGCGTACTGGTCGAGGAGGGCGTGCTGCGATCCGGTGACCTGGAACGGATGGCGTTGCACTTCACGGCGCTGACCACGTTCGAAAGCACCACGCTGTTCCGCGAGGGGCGTACGCCCACCCGCGAGGAGCTGGCCGAGATGGTCGCCGCGGGCGTCCGGACCTTCCTGTACGGCTACCGCACGACCGAGGATTGA